A portion of the bacterium genome contains these proteins:
- a CDS encoding hybrid sensor histidine kinase/response regulator, translating to MSTRPRVLIVDDELGVRESLRAILDREYEVVTACTGEDALALCQREPIDLVTLDLRMPGLGGIAVLERIKAIDPEIEVLIITGYGSLDTAVAGLRHHAFDYLAKPFDCDHVRLVVQAALAKRTALRRLRAAPEQILATLSHEFRTPLNVIMGYSTMLGDEQDGTLSQEQRLALDRIQANSTALLSYVETLFYMVELDRGLVPITPGPVHVANVLVRIQGEIAAAAGAKGITLTVDVPSDLVVQSDEDKLARLLRALADNAVRHSAQGRVLLAARTLADQVVLEVRDAGPGIDAALVEETHDVVAGRPGADPPRLLGFGLRLVGRLVRALGARLAITSAGDGTTCAVTLPVVARAEAPARLVSNG from the coding sequence ATGAGCACGCGACCGCGCGTCCTGATCGTCGACGACGAGCTGGGAGTCCGCGAATCCCTGCGGGCCATCCTGGATCGGGAGTACGAGGTCGTCACCGCCTGCACCGGCGAGGACGCCCTCGCGCTCTGCCAGCGCGAGCCGATCGACCTGGTCACGCTCGACCTGCGCATGCCCGGCCTGGGTGGGATCGCCGTCCTCGAGCGCATCAAGGCCATCGATCCCGAGATCGAGGTCCTCATCATCACCGGCTACGGCTCGCTCGACACGGCCGTCGCCGGCCTCCGCCACCATGCCTTCGACTACCTGGCCAAGCCGTTCGACTGCGACCACGTGCGGCTCGTCGTGCAGGCCGCCCTGGCGAAGCGCACGGCGCTGCGCCGGCTGCGCGCCGCCCCCGAGCAGATCCTGGCGACGCTCTCGCACGAGTTCCGCACCCCGCTGAACGTCATCATGGGCTACTCGACCATGCTCGGCGACGAGCAGGACGGGACGCTCTCGCAGGAGCAGCGGCTGGCGCTCGACCGCATCCAGGCCAACTCGACCGCCCTCCTCTCCTACGTCGAGACGCTCTTCTACATGGTCGAGCTCGACCGCGGGCTGGTGCCGATCACGCCCGGCCCGGTCCACGTCGCCAACGTGCTGGTGCGCATCCAGGGCGAGATCGCCGCCGCCGCCGGCGCGAAGGGCATCACGCTCACCGTCGACGTGCCGTCCGACCTCGTCGTGCAGAGCGACGAGGACAAGCTCGCGCGTCTGCTGCGCGCGCTCGCGGACAACGCCGTGCGCCACTCGGCGCAGGGCCGCGTGCTGCTCGCCGCGCGCACGCTCGCCGATCAGGTCGTCCTCGAGGTGCGCGACGCCGGTCCCGGCATCGACGCCGCGCTGGTCGAGGAGACGCACGACGTGGTCGCGGGCCGTCCGGGGGCGGATCCGCCGCGGCTTCTCGGCTTCGGCCTGCGGCTCGTCGGCCGTCTGGTGCGCGCCCTCGGCGCCCGGCTCGCGATCACGAGCGCGGGCGACGGCACGACCTGCGCGGTCACGCTGCCCGTCGTCGCACGCGCCGAGGCGCCCGCGCGCCTGGTCTCGAACGGCTGA
- a CDS encoding sigma-54-dependent Fis family transcriptional regulator: METRKRVLIVDDEPGVRESLRMVLKDTYEPLTADGAEQAMEILSSGPVDVMLLDIVMPRVDGLELLEDVRSRWPNLPVIMLTATKTVKTAVGAMKLGAFDYLTKPFDVEELRVIIDRATQNASLIREVEELRTEVGRRYQVDNIIGRSPRMQDVFRTVLTVAPLKSTVLITGESGTGKELIAKAIHHGSPRARKPHVVLNCAAIPENLLESELFGHERGAFTDAHQKKEGQFELADQGTLFLDEIGEMPMALQAKLLRVLEHGIFMRVGGTTPIQVDVRIIAATNRDLAAAMKEGLFRPDLYYRLNVVTVSLPPLRDRRDDLVLLIRHFAEAKARAMGVAEKTFKPEAVDALLRYHWPGNVRELENLIERVLVLSEGPLIGVDDLPEQVRRSEATPTSIKEQVLAGRKSIGSAVDEFERDIIVEALHQTDFNQTRAADMLGTTRRILKYRMDKLGIDAPDK; the protein is encoded by the coding sequence ATGGAAACACGGAAGCGCGTGCTGATCGTGGACGACGAGCCCGGGGTGCGGGAGTCGCTGCGCATGGTTCTGAAGGACACCTACGAGCCGCTGACGGCCGACGGCGCCGAGCAGGCGATGGAGATCCTGTCGTCCGGCCCCGTCGACGTCATGCTGCTCGACATCGTCATGCCGCGCGTCGACGGGCTCGAGCTGCTCGAGGACGTCCGCAGCCGCTGGCCGAACCTGCCGGTCATCATGCTGACGGCGACGAAGACGGTGAAGACGGCGGTCGGCGCCATGAAGCTCGGCGCGTTCGACTATCTGACGAAGCCGTTCGACGTCGAGGAGCTGCGGGTCATCATCGACCGCGCGACCCAGAACGCCTCGCTGATCCGCGAGGTCGAGGAGCTGCGCACCGAGGTCGGCCGCCGCTACCAGGTCGACAACATCATCGGCCGCTCGCCGCGCATGCAGGACGTGTTCCGCACCGTCCTCACGGTGGCGCCGCTCAAGAGCACGGTGCTCATCACCGGCGAGAGTGGGACGGGCAAGGAGCTCATCGCGAAGGCGATCCACCACGGTAGCCCGCGCGCGCGCAAGCCGCACGTGGTGCTGAACTGCGCCGCCATTCCCGAGAACCTCCTCGAGAGCGAGCTCTTCGGCCACGAGCGGGGCGCGTTCACCGACGCGCACCAGAAGAAGGAAGGCCAGTTCGAGCTGGCCGACCAGGGGACGTTGTTCCTCGACGAGATCGGCGAGATGCCGATGGCGCTCCAGGCGAAGCTCCTGCGCGTGCTCGAGCACGGCATCTTCATGCGCGTCGGCGGCACCACGCCGATCCAGGTCGACGTCCGCATCATCGCGGCGACCAACCGCGACCTCGCCGCGGCGATGAAGGAGGGCCTCTTCCGGCCCGACCTCTACTACCGTCTGAACGTCGTGACCGTCAGCCTGCCGCCGCTGCGCGACCGGCGCGACGACCTCGTGCTGCTGATCCGCCACTTCGCCGAGGCCAAGGCGCGCGCCATGGGCGTCGCCGAGAAGACGTTCAAGCCCGAGGCGGTCGACGCGCTGCTCCGCTACCACTGGCCGGGCAACGTGCGCGAGCTGGAGAACCTCATCGAGCGGGTCCTGGTGCTGTCCGAGGGCCCGCTGATCGGCGTCGACGACCTGCCGGAGCAGGTGCGGCGCAGCGAAGCCACGCCCACCAGCATCAAGGAGCAGGTGCTTGCGGGTCGGAAGTCCATCGGCAGCGCAGTCGACGAGTTCGAGCGCGACATCATCGTCGAGGCCCTGCACCAGACGGATTTCAATCAGACCCGTGCAGCCGACATGTTGGGGACCACCCGACGGATCCTCAAGTACCGTATGGACAAGCTCGGGATCGACGCGCCGGACAAATAG